GTTATTCAATTGACTGAACGGAAGAATGTGTGCTTTATTTCCCAAAGAAGACATTTTTTACaacaaaaataagaattttaaatacgactaaaatttataagaaattaattaattaaatttctgcacagatattttttttaaagcatgtATTATTCATTTAAGTATTTCATGGTGAATAGGTGTAGCAAAGTAAAttaaacatattattttataagatagtaaaataaaattataaaactataCAATAAATGGTCACAATCATCTACatattaatatttcatacatACTGTTGGattgaatatttatttgaaaaaaagatTTATATCTAATAGGTAGACATAAAAATTGACGGGATAGTGTTTCAGAACTTGATTCATATAACTTTTATCACAATATAATAAATGTTTGATTAGATTTTAAGTATTcttaattaattttcaattaaaaaatttatttgattgagaattgaaagtattttttttatctaaatagtGCGTTTTTCCATTTTACTTTTAATGAGATGATttgattgttatttttattaatttgtctTTAGTATGTTAATCATCttcttttttttgtctctatttTCTAACTTGCTACTCAACTcattttgaaaaaagaaaataaacaaattactTCACAAATTAGAGGTGATTGAAGACGAAATGAATAAGTTCTGGTGAGTTGAAAATGATAATACAGTAGTGACAGTGAAACTATCTCATTAACgacaaaaattaaacattagaatacttaaataaaaaaatattttatatacttaaaaatacttaaatttatgaatcacttaaattaatttagaaataattcatgcataatatattaaattttcatCTTGGAGTATTATTCAATTAGAACTTGAacaattttgaatataaaatgaTTGATGTAACTTGTTTGAATAATTATGTGATGAAAATAAAAGTTATGATATTGAAAAGAATGAATAATGTGGTTGAGATGAGTGGTGAAGTTGAAAATGGTGGAAAAGAGAGAGTGAGGTGTAAAGACAGGAAATCCACACATGAAGGGGACAAGCAGTTAGAGTTTCCAACTTCCCATCACCCAGGGCATCTCCAAACACATTCTAAATCTATTATTAatatctttcatttttttaataaatttcaatttatcaTTATTctcatataaaataataataataataaaagggacattatcaaataaaatgttatttttacttTACATCATAGTGTTGCTCCTGCGACTTTCATTATCTTCTACAATTCCAAATTATTATATGATTTAAGTTTTGTGCATAAGAGAATGTAGTTACTATTTTATtggataaatatatttaaaagtgGTATTTGCGCATTCGTTTAACTTAGTTAAAgacaaataatattataataatggCAACGCACATTCAGTCAACAAATTATACAATATTTGGTCAacgtaaaaaatataaaatgcgGTGAACGTGGATCGAACACGTGACCTTCAGATCTTCAGTCTGACGCTCTCCCAACTGAGCTATCCCCGCAAGTTGTAAATACAAacaactaaaatatatttatacgtGTAAATTAAATGAAGTTAGCAAAACATGTTTACCATTATGAGAAAGAAACGTATAATCTGTtagatatatttaaatttaaagaaatagtGGCTATTTCATAAACTGATGTGTTTGTTGCACTGTAGGTGTACTCTACTAGAGTTATCCACCCATTTTTTTGGATGCATCAGTTCCAGAAACGTGTAtcgtatatttttatttctcatgatttttcaaattttaatgcTAATGATGCTTTCAAAACAAATCTATGTTCACCATCGTAATTTTTCATCtcgtttttatatttttttaggatTATTAACCTGTCTTTAATATTGAGGGGCTAATAGCACACAACTCTTTCTGACTTTTGTTTATGAGGTGTGAAATTCACAAAGGTAAAAGAAATTCCatcaaatatacaaattaaCTAGTAGAATGCACAAAGTCATATGTTTCAGAGATTTCCAATCACATTTCTGAGCTCATGTCTTGGGCAAAACGTGTTGTGATTTCAATGTTGAAATATTaaggtaaagaaaaaaaatatttaaagcatctGTTCCAAGACTTCTCAATCTGTCTAAAGGATAGCACTTATAATTTGTGAAAATAGTAAtgtaacaacttttcaaaaagtCATACAATGAACAAACAATTTGATGAAGTGATTTTTACATCAATTCAAGTGTGGCTGAAAATGAAAAAGTATATGAACATTACAGATATAAAATTCCACGTTCTACTAATCCCTACTTTTTATGTTATCTATCCATTTGTACGATGTGATTGATTATTCATACATTAAAGCCACACAATGTTCCTTTTCCTTATGCAATCATCATGCACATGCACACACGGACCACAAAAAAGGAGCCAACACAAACGCACGCCCACGACACAACAGTTCCAAAATGAAAAATGGTGTGATTAATATCAAATATAAACCACATTATGCTAAAAGCGATGTTGGAACATCCTATACATCAActattaaaattattgtaagaAACCCTGATACATTCCTGTCTGTTCTTCAGATCAGAAGATACAAGCTTATGATCCTAAGAAACCCTGATACATTCCTGTCGGTTCTTCAGATCAGAAGATACAATCCACTACAGCTTATGATCCCAGCAACTTTTTCCATCTTGCGTAGGCTAAAATAAGGAAGAAAAGGAGTACACAAGCTGCAGACGTGCTCCAAACAAAGGGCCAAAATATTCCATCTATATCATATAATTTACAAGGAATGTTCATACCAAATATACCAGCAATCAAAGTATCAATAGCAATAACAAAAGATGCAATAGTCAATGTCAGTTGTAGCTGAATAAGTTCATTTCGATGGTTATCGAGTTGGATGTTGACATAGTCTTCCGTGTCGTCAATATACTCCCTCACCTGAAGATCAGTAGTCATAAAGAAGTAAGACTTATACCACTTAACAATTAATTGAAACAGCATCACCATTCCAATCAAATTTCCGCAATATTTGGCATTCAAGAAAAAACAACCAAACTCAGCTAACATTTCAAGTAAATAAATGCTCAGCATAAAAATTCTTCTAAACAAAAATAGGAAATCAGCATAAGGTCACAACCACTTGTTTGCAGATCAACCAgacatataataatatatttcctAAATCCAGAAGTGAAACAATATTGGGAAAAACTACCACAGTACCACACTATCTTATAGAGGGCAAGCATAAATTGATTTATCAAAGCTGGGAATCTTTAAGGATAAGCTTCCTGTAGTGACTAATAGAAACTAGCAAACAGTCTAGCTTCCCTTCTCTATCCTCAAAACAAGAGATAGCAAAAGATTGCAATATTATATCTCTTGTAAGTATCAGAAGACACAACTAAGTTTGTGAGAAAAGAGTAATGCATGCAAATGAAACATATGGATTTTAACATCTAAAAGCCCAAGATCACTGTACAAATGAGACAGAAAAATAGTACAACCAAGTAAATACAGCAGTTTCAATATTCAAAATTTGACAGACTTGACTGGACCACAATCTGGTTGTTAGAACACTTACAGATAATATCTTGTTACGAGTTCCATCTAACTGCATGAAATATGCATCAAGCAACATCTCCAAGTCCTCCACATCATTATCATCCTCATAATGGCTGGTCACAAGACTTTCACTTCTGTTAGAACCAAGTCGACGAATAGCACGGGCAGAATTAGGAAGGTTATTTGAGGTTGTGGCACCCAATTGAGCCTCCTCAAATTGTTGATTCAGCAGCCACTTCCTTGTCAAATATAGTTGTGCCATATCTTCGTTGTCGTCTAACAAATGTTCAATTTCATCTCGTACCTGTAAAAGAGAGTCATGCACTTTTAAGTATGATATTTCAAAGATGATCACATACAAGGTATGGTAAAAGACCCTgcaataatttttcaaaacGGTGAACAAAATCCTCTCATCTAATTGAAAGCATAATAATATATGACTATTGAAAATAGAACAATCAACAacttaaactaaaaattatatttggataaaaagtaacttttttttattcaagaaggACAACATATTGAATGCAGTGCAACTACACATTACTGCTCAAACAAATATTCAACCATCTCAATGCATaataactataaaaaattatgtggCACTTATATTAATTCTAATCTCCCTTGGGCTATTGTTAAGTGTCTTGACCAGTTCAACCAAcaacattaaataaaatgaaatcagACTCCTGCAAAATTATAATCCAATTGGTAGATTTAGTACATCTCTTTTCCCAAAGGTTAATCCTCAATCTCAATTAACAAAAGAACTATTGACATAACTTAGCCAtaacaaccaccaaagaacaaCCACATGGTACTACTCATGTAACATACCTTCTGCACTCGTGCCAGCAACCGCGTGAGATTACTCTTCAAACTCCTCACATGTTCAAGATTCTTGGTACTTACATTCCTAGCCAATTCATCCAACACAGGGTAAGCACCTCTCTCAAGGTCTGCTACATTGGAGTCCAGATAAGTACATACAGCCTCCAAAGCAATCTCCAGAACTTGAAACTCAAAAGGAAGCTCAGACTGCAAACCTTCAGCTGTCTCCGGCGTAGGCAACCATTGTCCGCCATTAGAACCCTGCATTTCACCTTCATGTTCCTCCACGGCGCCGAGAAGTTTCGGTTGACTCTTCCCCGGAAGCTGCTGTCTGAGTTGCTCAACAAAGGGGAGAACCTCCTGTCGAagaggatcaagcaataaaacTGCTTCGGCGGTCACTATAGCCTTTATAAACTCCAAATTAACTACCATGGCTTTCTCTCTAGctgcaataaaaataaataaaatacaaaacacGATTAACATTCTTCATTCTTAATCATAATAGCATCCACAATGGCATCCAAAACAAACACAATTCTAATCAAAACCCTACTAACAGAtacaattcaaattaaaatcgaAAAGGTAAATTCGATTACCGAGGATGTTCGAGGAGTGGGAGAAGACGGGGCCAAGGATTCTCAGGTCTCGAGCGGGAATCCCTGCGTGGCGGATGATTTCGTTCTTCTCCCACTCCACGAGTTCGGACCGGCCAGACCGGTCGAACCTCATCCAGAGCCGGGCGCCGCCGGTCTTCTTCTTCGCCTTTGTCAACGCGCTAGAACCTGCGGCTGCGACTAGACGGTTGTTCGCGTAGTCATCCGGCGAGGCGGTGATCCCGGCGGCGTAGGGAGGCTGTGGCGGAGACCGAGGTTGGGGTGGCGCGGTGGTTTTCTTGGGCCGACGGCGAGAAACGGAGCGGCGGAAGGAGAAGGGAGTCTTACCCATTATAATTGTAATCGATAATAATTAGGGATTGGAATTGGAATTAATATTATGAGTTAGTGTTTTGTGATTATGATTACTATTGTTTACACTGAATGGATTAAAAACATGAGAGAGTGAAGGTAGGTTTGGATGATGATGTCGTCGTCCTTCACCTTCTCCGCTTTCGTCTTCCATAAAGAGACACTCCTC
The sequence above is a segment of the Phaseolus vulgaris cultivar G19833 chromosome 2, P. vulgaris v2.0, whole genome shotgun sequence genome. Coding sequences within it:
- the LOC137812241 gene encoding magnesium transporter MRS2-4; translation: MGKTPFSFRRSVSRRRPKKTTAPPQPRSPPQPPYAAGITASPDDYANNRLVAAAGSSALTKAKKKTGGARLWMRFDRSGRSELVEWEKNEIIRHAGIPARDLRILGPVFSHSSNILAREKAMVVNLEFIKAIVTAEAVLLLDPLRQEVLPFVEQLRQQLPGKSQPKLLGAVEEHEGEMQGSNGGQWLPTPETAEGLQSELPFEFQVLEIALEAVCTYLDSNVADLERGAYPVLDELARNVSTKNLEHVRSLKSNLTRLLARVQKVRDEIEHLLDDNEDMAQLYLTRKWLLNQQFEEAQLGATTSNNLPNSARAIRRLGSNRSESLVTSHYEDDNDVEDLEMLLDAYFMQLDGTRNKILSVREYIDDTEDYVNIQLDNHRNELIQLQLTLTIASFVIAIDTLIAGIFGMNIPCKLYDIDGIFWPFVWSTSAACVLLFFLILAYARWKKLLGS